A window of Maioricimonas rarisocia genomic DNA:
GCGAAGCTGCCGCACGGTACCCGTCAACCGCTGTCGCGCCAGGAGGGACTGCAGCGCCCGTGCAAACGAGAGGAGCATTCCCAGGACCAGCATGATGACTACCAGTCCATCGATCGCGTTGGCGATTGCTTCGACAACTTCCAGCATGATCTCCACGTAACGGTACCCGCTCTCGGTCTGAATCAGAAATCGGTGCAGTCCTGCCTGCCTCCCGGCCGGAAGACGCATCTTACACGATGCCGACGAGGC
This region includes:
- a CDS encoding DUF1622 domain-containing protein; translated protein: MRLPAGRQAGLHRFLIQTESGYRYVEIMLEVVEAIANAIDGLVVIMLVLGMLLSFARALQSLLARQRLTGTVRQLRVDLGQVLLLSLEVLIVSDILHSIVKRTLEEVGILAVVVIIRIALSYFLDREIEHLQAERDHLV